The [Actinobacillus] rossii genome contains a region encoding:
- a CDS encoding Phage protein GP46, protein MSDLAITWKNGQGDLVDLDGTLLLDDTLTNAIIISLFTDARVDSERGWWGNSFAELEMGSKLWTLHRSKQIDDILEDAEHYARKALQWMVADKLVSNFSVTATNPKQSMLLLAITVTLPNGSVEQRTFSAMWSI, encoded by the coding sequence ATGTCAGATTTAGCAATAACGTGGAAAAATGGTCAAGGCGATTTAGTCGATTTAGATGGCACGTTATTGCTTGATGATACCCTAACCAATGCCATTATTATCAGTTTGTTCACCGACGCTCGTGTAGATAGCGAGCGTGGTTGGTGGGGCAATTCTTTTGCTGAACTTGAAATGGGTTCAAAACTTTGGACGCTCCACCGCTCAAAACAAATTGATGATATTCTCGAAGACGCAGAACACTATGCTCGTAAAGCATTGCAATGGATGGTTGCAGACAAACTCGTGAGCAATTTTTCTGTTACTGCTACCAATCCTAAACAATCCATGTTGCTGTTAGCGATTACCGTTACACTGCCCAACGGCAGTGTAGAACAACGTACGTTTTCAGCCATGTGGAG
- a CDS encoding Mu-like prophage protein gp45: MQGLNKVLAPIKRGLKGIVSRAVIAIVNDSLARQNLQIRLQADEVADDVERFQNYGFSSVPKAGEAIVVSVGGKRSHLVAIVVDDKGTRPTGLIAGDTVVYHSEGHQLLLTENGEAILTCKKFTTNADEIVFNAPQTQFAGDVDIVGTSTAADHLSGGKSGKDHDHEKGVGKPI; the protein is encoded by the coding sequence ATGCAAGGTTTAAATAAAGTTTTAGCCCCAATTAAACGCGGTTTAAAAGGCATTGTTTCTCGTGCTGTGATTGCCATTGTCAACGATAGCCTTGCTCGCCAAAATCTACAAATTCGCTTACAAGCAGACGAAGTGGCGGATGATGTAGAACGTTTTCAAAACTATGGTTTTTCATCTGTTCCGAAAGCAGGTGAGGCGATTGTCGTCTCGGTGGGAGGCAAACGTTCGCACTTGGTGGCGATTGTAGTGGATGATAAAGGCACAAGACCAACAGGCTTGATTGCCGGCGATACAGTGGTGTATCATTCCGAAGGTCATCAACTCCTTCTCACTGAAAATGGCGAGGCCATTCTCACCTGTAAAAAATTCACCACTAATGCGGACGAGATTGTCTTTAATGCTCCGCAAACTCAATTTGCCGGCGATGTTGATATTGTAGGTACATCAACAGCAGCAGATCATCTCTCAGGCGGTAAAAGCGGTAAAGACCACGACCATGAGAAAGGTGTAGGAAAACCAATATAG
- a CDS encoding Mu-like prophage tail protein gpP, with translation MSASGLKIEVNDPQISRYRPMVIIADDNLTGTSGYQRAMWEMKRNNAESKKATAKVQGWQRDDGSLWLPNELVVLDAPDLGIEGEERLIVDVEFSLDDQGGTVTTLTLMHRDAFDEPPEPLDENGKVSSKKSKSKKKAKKSDKDNIKEFDDFKKQ, from the coding sequence ATGAGTGCAAGCGGTTTAAAAATTGAAGTCAATGATCCACAAATATCACGCTATCGCCCGATGGTGATTATTGCCGATGATAATTTAACAGGCACATCAGGTTATCAGCGTGCCATGTGGGAAATGAAACGCAATAATGCGGAAAGTAAGAAAGCCACGGCAAAAGTGCAAGGCTGGCAACGTGATGACGGTTCGTTATGGCTACCCAATGAATTGGTAGTACTTGATGCTCCTGATTTGGGCATTGAGGGCGAAGAACGATTGATTGTAGATGTGGAATTTAGTCTTGATGACCAAGGTGGCACGGTGACAACCTTAACCCTGATGCACCGAGATGCCTTTGATGAGCCACCTGAGCCGTTAGATGAAAATGGCAAGGTGAGCAGTAAAAAATCAAAATCGAAGAAAAAAGCGAAGAAAAGCGACAAAGACAACATTAAAGAATTTGATGACTTTAAAAAACAATAG
- a CDS encoding Mu-like prophage tail protein gpP has translation MTTALSQPKIELYLNGLVFTGWKRISVRRSLESMSGQFELGIAIRREDDPTVLKVGASLVLKINGQAVITGYLDELSQSISGEEKTISVSGRDKTCDLVDCSVIHSSYHFKNQTVKQIAETLCQPFGIGVRWNVETEDANEKINVWQVEPGETVFDTLQKLARHKGVLVTSDVDGNLVFAEPSSEQNGRLVLGQNLLSLDITDCWTNRFSMYRVIGDAEQGGEKGDTSSNKTKRQAQEKSSAPEDPDIYM, from the coding sequence ATGACAACCGCACTTTCTCAACCGAAAATTGAACTCTATCTCAACGGCTTGGTATTTACAGGCTGGAAACGCATCAGTGTACGCCGTTCATTAGAAAGTATGAGCGGTCAGTTTGAATTGGGTATTGCGATTCGCCGTGAAGACGACCCGACGGTGTTAAAAGTTGGTGCATCCTTGGTGTTGAAAATCAATGGTCAAGCGGTGATTACAGGTTATCTTGATGAGCTTTCACAAAGTATTTCAGGCGAAGAGAAAACCATTAGTGTATCTGGTCGTGATAAAACCTGTGATTTAGTGGATTGTTCGGTGATTCACAGTAGTTACCATTTTAAAAATCAAACCGTAAAACAGATTGCCGAAACGCTGTGCCAGCCCTTTGGCATTGGCGTGCGGTGGAATGTGGAAACCGAAGACGCCAACGAGAAAATTAATGTGTGGCAAGTGGAACCCGGTGAGACGGTTTTTGATACGTTGCAGAAATTGGCTCGTCATAAAGGTGTATTAGTCACATCAGATGTGGACGGCAATTTGGTCTTTGCTGAACCGTCTAGCGAGCAAAATGGGCGTTTGGTATTAGGGCAAAATTTGTTATCGCTCGATATTACGGACTGCTGGACCAATCGTTTTTCAATGTATCGGGTTATTGGCGATGCGGAACAAGGAGGCGAGAAAGGCGATACCTCCAGTAATAAAACCAAACGCCAAGCACAAGAGAAATCTAGCGCCCCCGAAGATCCTGATATTTATATGTAG
- a CDS encoding Mu-like prophage DNA circulation protein: protein MSASIKKGKGSFSGVPFYIEDQQGQDGGRRIVTHEYPLRDDGLTEDLGLRLRNYHVSCLVIGDDYTSQADKLIDALEAKEPGTLKHPFFGTKEVRVSEYKANYSTAHLRVVRFEITFVPAVGEISPLASQDTLFSALSEYTNVLNTLSDEFAAVLSQALDFMNDIMDSPYLALLNETLGFIESVFDGIGSVLNIVSDFKGKLQQFKSRLETLLLQPKDFARALQSLTQLSVRGSLTGARSSSVSSNPAITQSYGGLTVTAEKTETTSSTAAVSAVNFQRVFTQIENMKTGVNTQMTALAVSFNEITDKQLEQVSAAKKNNQATHVIIDRLFSTVVENENGLQTISRLFLNKTQYSMMRLVMATLVVEYAKTVMETVTLSCVQSVTQRNAEGVQATLIESKQDVRDYMASIDEQLETLILAYADNESWVSFDALERYRLAVLTDLRTRGETLANSKEITLRSTQPALLVEFNHTGNAKTWERLALRNNIRHPLFCLGGETMEIIQ, encoded by the coding sequence ATGTCAGCGAGTATTAAAAAAGGCAAAGGTTCATTTAGTGGTGTGCCGTTTTATATTGAAGACCAACAAGGACAAGATGGCGGTCGTCGTATTGTCACGCACGAATATCCGTTGCGTGATGACGGATTGACGGAAGATTTAGGCTTACGTTTACGCAACTACCACGTGAGTTGTTTGGTCATTGGTGATGATTACACCAGCCAAGCAGACAAGCTGATTGACGCACTGGAGGCGAAAGAACCCGGTACCTTAAAGCATCCGTTCTTTGGTACAAAAGAAGTGCGTGTAAGTGAATATAAAGCCAACTACTCTACGGCACATTTGCGTGTAGTGCGGTTTGAAATCACCTTTGTGCCGGCTGTGGGCGAGATTTCGCCTTTAGCGAGCCAAGATACCTTATTTAGTGCCTTAAGCGAATACACCAATGTGCTTAATACATTAAGCGATGAATTCGCGGCTGTGCTGTCGCAAGCCCTTGATTTTATGAATGACATCATGGACTCGCCTTATCTTGCGTTATTAAATGAAACCTTAGGTTTTATTGAAAGTGTGTTTGATGGCATTGGTTCGGTGTTGAATATTGTTAGTGATTTTAAAGGAAAATTACAGCAGTTTAAAAGCCGTTTAGAGACGCTTTTATTACAGCCTAAAGATTTTGCCCGAGCATTACAATCACTAACTCAACTTAGTGTTCGTGGTTCGTTGACAGGGGCTAGATCTTCATCTGTTTCATCCAATCCGGCGATAACACAAAGCTATGGTGGTCTAACTGTCACAGCTGAAAAAACAGAGACAACATCAAGTACTGCGGCAGTAAGTGCGGTGAATTTCCAACGTGTTTTTACACAAATTGAAAATATGAAAACCGGTGTAAATACACAGATGACCGCGTTGGCGGTGAGCTTTAATGAAATCACGGATAAGCAATTAGAGCAAGTCAGTGCCGCCAAAAAGAATAATCAAGCAACCCATGTGATTATTGACCGATTATTCAGCACTGTCGTTGAAAATGAAAACGGCTTGCAGACGATTAGCCGGCTATTTCTCAATAAAACACAATATAGCATGATGCGCTTAGTGATGGCGACATTGGTTGTGGAATATGCCAAAACAGTGATGGAAACGGTGACACTGTCTTGTGTGCAATCTGTGACTCAACGTAATGCGGAAGGTGTACAGGCTACCTTAATTGAGAGCAAGCAAGATGTGCGTGATTATATGGCGAGCATTGATGAACAGCTTGAAACCTTAATATTAGCCTATGCGGATAACGAAAGTTGGGTAAGTTTTGATGCGTTAGAACGCTATCGCTTGGCGGTACTTACGGATTTACGCACGCGTGGTGAAACCCTTGCGAATAGCAAAGAAATTACTTTACGCAGTACACAACCTGCGTTACTTGTGGAATTTAATCATACAGGTAACGCGAAAACGTGGGAGCGTTTGGCATTACGCAATAATATTCGTCATCCACTCTTTTGCTTGGGTGGTGAAACTATGGAGATCATTCAATGA
- a CDS encoding tape measure domain — MMSNSTSFYINLAGNISQQAQRFGRDVTQFSNNSTNALSRLSSRLRSTTSEFRAIGQSIGGLSNKINGIGNIALPVVGIGVSAGLATVGKSMLRTAADFEMANIRMNQIFGERGKEATEWLKNFAKDTPMAFGDTQQAMMQLQTAGIDPMNGSLQALVDYNAKVGGSAENLNGYIAAISKGFIKGKLSMEEINPLLERNVKVFEILAKETGGKYTADQMQKMLQEGKLGRKAIAALLRGMGKDAAGAAKGQMQTWDGLVSNLEDTWTAMQARFMEHGAFDALKKELGTLLDWLSEKMEDGTLDEFAKTVSETLITALQDLKDMAKDIRPTLESIGSVLSWVSEQAGGYGNIAKFVAALYAANKVVRVGMAGFGVGKSAFGFGKNVYGIGKKLFGRKGGAVGNPVADVASGLMGDAAGVQSVYVVNMPDVGMLGGSRRGKKGRSTQKKVSKTKQPTIQQKQRTQRQALANKQSGQSAQAKTTPKATVGQVAAKAVPTQVAATQTAAKVSQAAPVAAQDTAKAVKQAVKSLKASSATAMRTTANVAKSATQAVGRTVSKAVPMLGTGLALAEGASVLMNEETSVAEKSEAIGSIAGSTAGAIVGQALIPIPVVGAAIGGFVGEKLGSWLGEWIGDKVDDDKAKTPEIKPDQAAQKVGTAMGSFIGSEVGSKLASINPVETKLDGAVKVALSLSPDLVAKVQQNNIQSNQKGQLQMQVEMGHSAVAG, encoded by the coding sequence ATGATGTCAAATTCCACTTCTTTTTATATTAATCTTGCAGGTAACATCAGCCAACAGGCACAACGCTTTGGGCGTGATGTTACCCAATTTTCGAACAATTCAACCAACGCGTTAAGTCGTCTATCTAGCCGTTTACGTAGCACCACATCTGAATTTCGTGCTATAGGTCAATCTATTGGTGGTCTCTCAAATAAAATCAACGGCATCGGCAATATTGCCTTGCCTGTGGTGGGGATTGGCGTGTCTGCCGGACTTGCCACGGTGGGCAAATCCATGTTGCGTACCGCCGCCGATTTTGAGATGGCAAATATCCGCATGAATCAAATTTTTGGCGAGCGGGGTAAAGAGGCGACAGAATGGCTTAAAAACTTTGCCAAAGATACGCCGATGGCATTTGGCGATACGCAACAAGCGATGATGCAACTGCAAACCGCGGGTATCGATCCAATGAATGGGTCATTACAAGCCTTGGTGGACTATAACGCTAAAGTGGGCGGTAGTGCAGAAAATCTCAATGGTTATATTGCCGCTATCTCGAAAGGCTTTATCAAAGGCAAGCTGTCAATGGAAGAAATCAATCCATTGTTAGAGCGTAACGTCAAAGTCTTTGAGATCTTAGCCAAAGAAACAGGTGGAAAATATACCGCTGACCAAATGCAGAAAATGTTGCAAGAGGGCAAATTAGGACGTAAAGCCATTGCTGCCTTGTTGCGTGGTATGGGCAAAGATGCCGCCGGTGCTGCCAAGGGGCAAATGCAAACTTGGGATGGTTTAGTCTCTAACCTTGAAGATACTTGGACGGCAATGCAAGCTCGTTTTATGGAGCACGGGGCGTTCGATGCGTTGAAAAAAGAGCTTGGTACGTTGTTAGACTGGCTTAGCGAAAAAATGGAAGACGGCACGCTGGATGAATTTGCTAAAACCGTCAGTGAAACCCTGATTACCGCACTTCAAGATTTAAAAGATATGGCAAAGGACATCAGACCAACGCTTGAAAGTATTGGGTCGGTGTTGTCTTGGGTATCTGAACAAGCAGGCGGTTACGGCAATATTGCCAAATTTGTCGCCGCACTTTATGCCGCCAATAAAGTCGTGCGTGTAGGCATGGCAGGCTTTGGTGTGGGTAAAAGCGCCTTTGGTTTTGGTAAAAACGTCTATGGCATCGGCAAAAAACTCTTCGGTCGCAAAGGCGGTGCGGTAGGCAATCCTGTTGCAGATGTGGCAAGCGGTTTAATGGGTGATGCGGCTGGCGTACAGTCGGTTTATGTGGTCAATATGCCTGATGTGGGTATGCTTGGTGGCAGTCGTCGGGGCAAAAAAGGGCGTTCAACACAGAAAAAAGTTTCCAAAACAAAACAACCGACAATTCAACAAAAACAACGTACCCAACGCCAAGCGTTAGCCAATAAACAATCAGGGCAATCAGCACAAGCCAAGACGACACCTAAAGCGACAGTCGGACAGGTAGCCGCTAAAGCGGTACCAACTCAAGTTGCAGCCACTCAAACAGCGGCTAAAGTTTCTCAAGCAGCACCTGTGGCTGCACAAGATACGGCAAAAGCAGTGAAACAAGCAGTAAAAAGTTTGAAAGCCAGTTCTGCTACGGCAATGCGAACCACCGCGAATGTGGCGAAATCCGCCACGCAAGCCGTAGGGCGAACAGTAAGCAAAGCGGTACCGATGTTAGGCACTGGGCTTGCGTTAGCAGAAGGTGCATCAGTATTGATGAATGAAGAAACGAGCGTTGCTGAAAAAAGTGAGGCGATTGGCTCAATTGCCGGCTCGACAGCAGGTGCTATTGTAGGACAAGCCTTAATTCCTATTCCTGTTGTCGGTGCGGCTATTGGTGGTTTTGTCGGTGAAAAACTGGGGAGTTGGTTGGGGGAATGGATTGGCGATAAAGTCGATGATGACAAGGCCAAGACACCTGAAATTAAGCCGGACCAAGCGGCACAGAAAGTGGGAACGGCGATGGGGAGTTTTATTGGTTCGGAAGTAGGTAGCAAACTGGCAAGTATTAATCCTGTGGAAACCAAGTTAGATGGGGCGGTAAAAGTGGCGTTAAGTTTATCGCCTGATTTAGTCGCAAAAGTGCAACAAAATAATATTCAGAGCAACCAAAAAGGACAACTGCAAATGCAAGTTGAAATGGGTCATTCTGCGGTTGCAGGATAA
- a CDS encoding Mu-like prophage FluMu protein gp41 codes for MKFTLTHGIPLEDELQVDVETRELTTQDLIDAEMAAERLVFDSQGNPALVTSQVLFNYELLRRQIKCIGKIPSPVSLKILGKLNPEDLNLINAMLTTQEQAKVSKVIDQRGRVEATDKNA; via the coding sequence ATGAAATTTACCTTAACCCATGGTATTCCATTGGAAGATGAACTTCAGGTTGATGTCGAAACCCGTGAACTGACTACGCAAGATTTAATCGATGCAGAAATGGCAGCAGAACGTTTAGTGTTTGATAGCCAAGGCAACCCGGCATTGGTAACCAGCCAAGTGTTATTCAACTATGAACTGCTCCGCCGTCAGATTAAATGCATCGGCAAAATCCCCAGTCCTGTGTCATTGAAAATCTTAGGCAAACTTAACCCTGAAGATCTCAATTTAATTAACGCGATGCTTACCACACAAGAACAGGCCAAAGTATCAAAGGTGATCGACCAACGGGGGCGCGTGGAGGCAACAGATAAGAACGCTTGA
- a CDS encoding Phage tail tube protein, producing the protein MGKKYQGKAYIRIDGAEYPTADDATLDIGGYTRETVKGSRVYGYQETATEATLECKIFNCEEIDVFTLKNMTDGTVEFETDVNQTYLLSGAWTVDAVTLTGKGEITLKVAAIECKRI; encoded by the coding sequence ATGGGTAAGAAATATCAAGGCAAAGCCTACATCCGCATTGACGGTGCGGAATATCCAACAGCAGATGATGCGACCTTAGATATTGGCGGTTACACACGCGAAACCGTCAAAGGTTCTCGTGTGTACGGTTATCAAGAAACCGCTACAGAGGCAACGTTAGAATGTAAAATTTTCAACTGTGAAGAAATTGATGTTTTCACGCTGAAAAATATGACCGATGGCACAGTGGAGTTTGAAACAGATGTAAACCAAACCTACTTGCTTTCAGGGGCATGGACGGTGGACGCGGTAACCTTAACAGGGAAAGGCGAAATCACCTTAAAAGTCGCTGCCATTGAGTGCAAACGTATTTAG
- a CDS encoding Mu-like prophage tail sheath protein gpL has protein sequence MSVSFNQIPSAVRVPLAYIEFDNSKATSGTPSALHKVLMLGQKLSTGSAKAGEAVRVQNESQAKTLFGRGSMLANMVRVFKAHNSTQDLWVLPLDDASSGAKATGSLQVIGTASATGVISVMIAGKRYQQSVVLGDTANNVAAKLQKLIAADLDNVVQSAVENGRISLTARFAGECGNDIDIRCNYYTGETFPEGMTVEVTPMSGGSVNPDMATAIAGFGAEWWNYVINPFTDTVSLNALRTELVNRWGPLKQIDGICFMAKRGSHAQVSTFAEKRNDYLFSCMATNETPQPAYEWATAYGAVSAASLNTDPAMPLQTLVMDLLPPAKSVQWDWTARNTLLYSGVSTYSVNAGDQPQIETAITMYRKNAFGDNDESYLYVETIATLSYIRYAIRTRITSKFPRYKLANDGTRFAPGQKVVTPKIIRAELLALFTELEEKAIVEDFDSYKKTLIVERDSDNTQRVNVLSNENTVNQFRIYAHAIQFVL, from the coding sequence ATGAGCGTTTCGTTTAATCAAATCCCCAGTGCGGTGCGTGTGCCGTTAGCCTATATCGAATTCGATAACAGCAAGGCAACCAGTGGCACGCCATCCGCCTTGCATAAAGTGTTAATGCTTGGTCAAAAACTATCTACAGGCTCCGCTAAAGCCGGTGAGGCGGTTCGTGTTCAAAACGAATCTCAAGCCAAAACTTTATTCGGTCGTGGCTCGATGCTTGCCAATATGGTGCGGGTATTTAAAGCACATAACAGTACGCAAGATCTTTGGGTGTTGCCATTAGATGATGCCTCCAGCGGTGCTAAAGCGACAGGGAGCCTACAGGTTATCGGTACAGCAAGCGCGACCGGTGTAATTAGCGTGATGATTGCCGGAAAGCGTTATCAGCAATCTGTGGTGTTAGGTGATACGGCAAACAATGTGGCGGCTAAATTGCAGAAATTAATTGCCGCCGATTTAGATAATGTGGTGCAAAGTGCGGTAGAAAATGGGCGAATTTCTTTAACGGCACGTTTTGCAGGTGAATGTGGTAATGACATTGATATTCGTTGCAACTACTACACAGGCGAAACCTTTCCTGAAGGAATGACGGTGGAAGTGACGCCTATGTCGGGTGGCTCGGTGAATCCTGATATGGCAACAGCCATTGCCGGCTTTGGGGCGGAATGGTGGAACTATGTGATCAATCCTTTTACGGACACGGTGAGTTTAAATGCATTACGCACTGAATTAGTTAATCGTTGGGGGCCGTTAAAACAAATTGATGGGATTTGCTTTATGGCAAAACGTGGTAGCCATGCTCAAGTTTCTACCTTTGCAGAAAAACGTAACGACTACTTGTTTAGTTGTATGGCAACCAACGAAACCCCACAGCCTGCTTATGAATGGGCAACGGCGTATGGTGCTGTGTCTGCCGCCTCCTTAAACACCGATCCGGCTATGCCATTACAAACCCTTGTGATGGACTTATTGCCACCGGCAAAAAGTGTGCAATGGGACTGGACGGCACGCAATACCTTGCTTTATAGCGGTGTGTCGACCTATTCCGTTAATGCAGGCGACCAACCACAAATTGAAACGGCGATTACCATGTATCGTAAAAATGCTTTTGGCGACAATGACGAAAGTTATTTATATGTGGAAACTATTGCTACGTTAAGTTATATCCGCTACGCCATTCGTACACGAATCACATCGAAGTTCCCTCGTTATAAATTAGCGAATGATGGAACACGTTTTGCACCGGGGCAAAAAGTAGTGACACCGAAAATCATCCGTGCGGAATTGCTCGCTTTATTCACAGAATTGGAAGAAAAAGCGATTGTGGAAGATTTCGACAGTTATAAAAAAACCTTAATTGTTGAGCGTGATAGCGACAATACACAACGTGTAAATGTGTTATCAAACGAAAATACGGTAAATCAATTCCGTATCTACGCCCACGCCATTCAGTTTGTTTTATAA
- a CDS encoding Protein of uncharacterised function (DUF2635), which yields MTTFKIKPKQGVIIRDPDSFEILSETGEEKPRTSYWLNHLKAGDVELVKDTRTSKSTTQIQKDKE from the coding sequence ATGACAACGTTCAAAATTAAACCCAAACAAGGGGTGATTATCCGTGACCCTGATAGCTTTGAGATTTTAAGTGAAACAGGCGAAGAAAAACCACGTACCAGTTACTGGTTAAATCATTTAAAAGCAGGTGATGTGGAGTTGGTTAAAGACACTCGTACATCAAAATCAACAACGCAGATCCAAAAGGATAAGGAATAA
- a CDS encoding Mu-like prophage protein gp37: MSVIAETSANLIAKINALCGDYLQEVAEHPGQWDESSIRRLVRNPPAVYVAWLGQVPNERPFTVTARWGIFVVADVLNGQRNDSVGIYQVVEKLTAGLHHTHIEPSNMFELISVQNLWSDTQSDMGVAVYGMYFNALQPLETDVDAANLDDFRIYAHTLDQAKEPNVIDGTTRLIVNLPSSGDENDNVQN; the protein is encoded by the coding sequence ATGAGTGTGATTGCAGAAACCAGTGCCAATTTAATTGCAAAAATCAACGCCTTGTGTGGCGATTATTTGCAAGAAGTAGCGGAACATCCCGGGCAATGGGACGAGAGTTCTATTCGCCGCTTGGTGCGAAATCCACCTGCGGTATATGTGGCATGGTTGGGGCAAGTTCCGAATGAACGCCCTTTTACCGTTACCGCACGTTGGGGCATTTTTGTGGTGGCCGATGTGTTAAACGGTCAGCGAAATGACAGTGTGGGTATTTATCAAGTGGTGGAAAAACTCACGGCTGGTTTGCATCACACGCATATTGAGCCAAGCAATATGTTTGAGTTGATTTCTGTGCAGAACCTGTGGAGCGATACCCAAAGTGACATGGGCGTGGCGGTATATGGGATGTATTTTAATGCTCTTCAACCGCTAGAAACCGATGTTGATGCGGCAAATTTAGATGATTTCCGAATTTATGCTCACACGCTCGATCAAGCTAAAGAACCCAATGTAATTGACGGCACAACCCGTCTGATTGTGAATTTACCTTCATCAGGAGATGAAAATGACAACGTTCAAAATTAA
- a CDS encoding Mu-like prophage protein gp36 — MLYASRDSFIKRYEERTLQLLASNKDGTLNTEKVDEALEDSSHTIDSYLAGRYALPLAVVPAVLERHCCYIARYFLEKNRATEQARKDYEDSIRFLEKVASGAISLGLAENGESVESENTVVMESSGSVWARDKSKGFI; from the coding sequence ATGCTCTACGCCAGCCGAGACAGTTTTATTAAACGTTATGAAGAACGCACCTTACAACTGCTTGCATCCAACAAAGACGGGACGTTGAACACCGAAAAAGTAGATGAGGCATTAGAAGACAGTTCTCATACTATTGACAGCTATTTGGCTGGTCGTTACGCCTTGCCATTGGCGGTGGTGCCTGCGGTGTTGGAGCGTCATTGTTGCTATATCGCTCGTTATTTTCTTGAGAAAAACCGAGCCACAGAACAAGCACGCAAAGACTATGAAGACAGCATTCGTTTTTTGGAAAAGGTGGCAAGCGGTGCGATTTCCCTTGGCCTTGCTGAAAACGGGGAAAGTGTAGAAAGCGAAAACACGGTAGTGATGGAATCATCGGGTTCCGTATGGGCAAGAGATAAATCGAAAGGGTTTATTTGA
- a CDS encoding Mu-like prophage FluMu protein gp35, translating to MDELIEPRFQVVVHNKVKGGYRRAGFALQKGPNLLMGVTETQIAALRADPRLVFGSQDPMPTESIEKTEKRLQGNTDGSEKSRLENSPLPADLTVEQLKAKLAELGVNFDKKAKKADLVALLETATQATEPKEDE from the coding sequence ATGGATGAACTTATTGAGCCACGTTTCCAAGTGGTGGTACACAACAAAGTTAAAGGCGGTTATCGCCGTGCCGGTTTTGCTTTACAAAAAGGTCCGAATCTTCTTATGGGGGTTACGGAAACACAAATTGCCGCTCTTAGAGCTGATCCGCGTTTGGTATTTGGTTCTCAAGATCCGATGCCGACCGAAAGCATTGAAAAAACTGAAAAACGGTTACAAGGCAATACGGACGGTAGTGAGAAATCACGGTTGGAAAACAGTCCGTTACCTGCCGATTTAACCGTTGAGCAGTTAAAAGCCAAACTCGCTGAGCTTGGCGTGAATTTCGACAAAAAAGCGAAGAAAGCCGATTTAGTGGCATTGCTTGAAACCGCAACCCAAGCAACCGAACCGAAAGAAGACGAATAA